One genomic window of Polyangiaceae bacterium includes the following:
- a CDS encoding DUF433 domain-containing protein has product MSLPIVLVPHPHVRVDPKVLAGSPFVVGSRVPVRRLFGFYRNGATVETLLKRYPQLGPAKVMDALAFALDNPEVMEADIAREQNLLQKSGAKPSLGATALKQIPLPFDPDGK; this is encoded by the coding sequence GTGAGTCTTCCGATCGTCCTGGTGCCGCATCCCCACGTGCGGGTGGATCCCAAGGTGCTCGCGGGTAGTCCGTTCGTGGTTGGCTCCCGCGTGCCAGTGCGGCGCTTGTTCGGCTTCTATCGCAACGGCGCGACCGTCGAGACGTTGCTCAAGCGTTACCCCCAACTCGGTCCGGCTAAGGTGATGGACGCCCTGGCGTTCGCCTTGGATAACCCCGAGGTGATGGAGGCGGACATCGCTCGTGAGCAGAACCTGCTCCAGAAGAGCGGCGCCAAACCCTCGCTCGGAGCAACGGCATTGAAACAGATCCCGCTGCCCTTCGACCCAGACGGCAAGTAG
- a CDS encoding ABC transporter ATP-binding protein, with translation MILAESLVRTFGKGSAKSQAVANVSFEVQPQEVVLLFGPSGSGKSTLLALIGGLDRQYSGKLSLFGKDLAKLSDKQLSKLRGERIGFVFQAFHLLDHLSVLDNVQAPGLFANPPLPDAEERAFQALKRVGLADKTSARPSELSGGQRQRVAIARALLRQPELLLCDEPTGNLDRKTGESIIDLFEELHSELGTTLVIVTHEHRLDRIASRTLHLEDGRLVENTEHHTETGDDE, from the coding sequence ATGATCCTTGCGGAATCGTTGGTGCGCACGTTCGGCAAGGGCAGCGCCAAGAGCCAGGCGGTCGCCAACGTCAGCTTCGAGGTCCAACCCCAAGAGGTGGTGCTACTGTTCGGCCCTAGCGGCTCTGGCAAGAGCACCCTGCTCGCGCTGATCGGAGGCCTGGATCGACAGTATTCAGGCAAGCTGAGCCTGTTTGGAAAAGACCTCGCGAAGCTCTCCGACAAGCAGCTCTCCAAGTTGCGGGGCGAGCGCATTGGCTTCGTCTTTCAAGCCTTCCACCTGCTCGACCACCTGAGCGTGCTCGACAATGTGCAGGCCCCGGGGCTGTTCGCCAATCCTCCCCTCCCCGACGCGGAAGAGCGCGCTTTTCAGGCGCTGAAGCGCGTCGGTTTGGCGGACAAGACCAGCGCTCGGCCAAGCGAGCTCTCAGGCGGGCAACGCCAGCGTGTGGCCATCGCCCGCGCGCTCTTGCGGCAACCGGAGCTGCTCCTATGCGACGAACCCACGGGCAATCTCGATCGCAAGACGGGTGAGAGCATCATCGATCTATTCGAGGAGCTGCACTCGGAGCTCGGCACCACGCTGGTCATCGTCACCCACGAGCACCGCCTGGATCGCATCGCGAGCCGCACCCTCCACCTGGAAGACGGCCGCCTGGTAGAGAACACGGAGCACCACACGGAAACGGGAGATGACGAGTGA
- the tkt gene encoding transketolase, which translates to MEPSANAFEQTVHTIQFLSADAVQKANSGHPGTPMALAGITVDVFTRHLRYNPEDPAWPNRDRFVLSCGHASMLLYSTLHLAGYDLSLDDLVNFRQWGSKTPGHPEVGHTPGVETTTGPLGQGVGNAVGMALASKLQGARISDGAPLIDYRVFALCSDGDLMEGVAAEAASLAGQLKLDNLVMVYDDNKITIDGDTSITFTEDVGARFEAYGWFVQHADGHNPEQFRAALDAAVAERARPSLIVARTHIGIGAPTKQDTPDAHGAPLGESEIQGAKKNAGWPENEHFRIAPEALEVFAARKVENLELYAAWQARVSKLSGEGKEAFAAFLGERKAEDLLGKLCEGLEAKADATRSIAAKVEQQVAALCPRLVGGSADLAGSCKTTIKGAADVGPGAFSGRNMHFGIREHGMGSIMNGLALSGFVPFGSTFLIFSDYMRPSIRLAGLMEQQAIYVFTHDSVLLGEDGPTHQPIEQLAALRLIPNLHVVRPADAYECAFAWAHAMQRTSGPTAIVLSRQKVPELTRDGGLDLQAIARGAYVVSGDANADFCLMASGSEVGLAVDVAKALGEQGKTARVVSVPCLELFEALDVSARKSLLGSGKRVSLEAGRALPWKHLVGEDGVCISLEHFGASAPDKELAKQFGLTVDGVLKKLLG; encoded by the coding sequence ATGGAGCCTTCAGCGAACGCCTTCGAGCAAACCGTTCACACGATTCAGTTTCTCTCGGCGGACGCCGTGCAGAAAGCCAACAGCGGCCACCCGGGAACGCCGATGGCGCTCGCTGGGATCACTGTGGATGTGTTCACGCGTCACCTTCGCTACAACCCGGAGGATCCCGCTTGGCCGAACCGCGATCGCTTCGTGCTCTCCTGCGGTCACGCCTCGATGTTGCTGTACTCCACGCTGCACCTCGCTGGCTACGACCTGAGCCTGGATGACCTGGTGAACTTCCGCCAGTGGGGCAGCAAGACGCCGGGTCACCCCGAAGTCGGTCACACGCCGGGCGTGGAGACCACCACGGGTCCGCTGGGGCAAGGCGTCGGAAACGCGGTGGGCATGGCCCTCGCGAGCAAGCTTCAGGGGGCGCGCATCAGCGACGGCGCGCCGCTGATCGACTACCGGGTGTTCGCGCTGTGCAGCGACGGCGACCTGATGGAAGGCGTCGCTGCTGAGGCGGCGTCTCTCGCCGGGCAGCTCAAGCTCGACAACCTGGTGATGGTCTACGACGACAACAAGATCACCATCGACGGAGACACCAGCATCACGTTCACCGAAGACGTGGGTGCCCGCTTCGAAGCCTACGGCTGGTTCGTGCAGCACGCCGACGGGCACAATCCTGAGCAGTTCCGTGCGGCACTGGATGCGGCAGTCGCCGAGCGCGCGCGCCCTAGCCTGATCGTCGCCCGTACCCATATCGGCATCGGCGCGCCCACCAAGCAGGACACGCCGGATGCCCACGGGGCACCCCTGGGCGAGAGCGAAATCCAGGGTGCCAAGAAGAACGCCGGCTGGCCCGAGAACGAGCACTTCCGCATCGCGCCCGAGGCGCTCGAGGTGTTTGCTGCGCGCAAGGTTGAGAACCTCGAACTCTACGCCGCGTGGCAAGCCCGGGTGAGCAAACTCAGCGGGGAGGGGAAGGAAGCCTTTGCTGCGTTCCTTGGTGAGCGCAAAGCCGAGGACCTGCTCGGCAAGCTGTGCGAGGGCCTGGAGGCGAAGGCTGACGCGACGCGCTCGATCGCCGCGAAGGTGGAACAACAGGTCGCCGCGCTGTGTCCTCGTCTGGTGGGCGGCTCCGCGGATCTGGCGGGCAGCTGCAAGACGACGATCAAGGGCGCAGCAGACGTTGGTCCGGGTGCATTTTCTGGGCGGAATATGCACTTCGGGATCCGCGAGCATGGCATGGGTTCGATCATGAACGGCCTCGCGCTTTCGGGGTTCGTGCCGTTTGGCTCGACGTTCTTGATCTTCAGCGACTACATGCGGCCGTCGATCCGTCTGGCCGGACTGATGGAGCAGCAGGCGATCTACGTGTTCACCCACGACAGCGTGCTGCTTGGTGAAGATGGACCGACACATCAACCCATCGAGCAACTCGCGGCTCTGCGACTGATCCCGAACCTCCACGTGGTGCGCCCGGCGGACGCCTATGAGTGCGCCTTCGCGTGGGCCCACGCGATGCAGCGCACCTCGGGCCCGACGGCCATCGTGCTCTCGCGGCAGAAGGTGCCGGAGCTCACTCGCGATGGCGGACTCGACCTACAAGCGATCGCACGGGGTGCGTACGTCGTGTCTGGTGACGCGAATGCCGACTTCTGCTTGATGGCGAGCGGCAGCGAAGTGGGCCTTGCCGTGGACGTTGCCAAGGCGCTGGGCGAACAAGGCAAGACGGCGCGCGTCGTCTCGGTGCCTTGCTTGGAGCTGTTCGAAGCGCTCGACGTGAGCGCGCGCAAGTCACTGCTCGGCAGCGGCAAGCGCGTCAGCCTGGAAGCGGGACGCGCGTTGCCGTGGAAGCACCTCGTGGGTGAAGACGGTGTGTGTATCTCCCTCGAACACTTCGGCGCGTCAGCTCCGGATAAGGAACTGGCGAAACAGTTCGGCCTCACTGTCGATGGAGTGCTGAAGAAGCTGCTCGGCTGA
- the nagZ gene encoding beta-N-acetylhexosaminidase encodes MSAATDSLVRQCGRLILGGFGGEDLPRDYAAALEQGRRGGAILFRRNLSSPDVALSLTKQIHAAMNGSGGAPALVAIDQEGGRVRRLKAPLLELPPMHTLGAHCGGSDDGEWDVEALEALGRAVAAELLACGFNLNFAPVLDVNSNPANPVIGDRAFASEPHDVAELSLAFARGLSAGGVSPCGKHFPGHGDTESDSHLTLPKLPHSLERLRNLELIPFRAAVEAKLPSLMTAHIVFEALEPALPATLSPKVVTGLLRNELGYQGAVFSDCLEMQAISDHWPAAEASVLAIAAGCDSVLICHRMDRQEAALEALAKEAELSPAFNARVVEAAGRLEALAQAFPPHPQTREELEALFQRHRSLQAKLDRLTQQPTGHDPTER; translated from the coding sequence ATGAGCGCCGCCACTGACTCCCTGGTTCGTCAATGCGGCCGCTTGATCCTAGGCGGGTTTGGGGGTGAGGACCTCCCGAGGGACTACGCGGCAGCTCTGGAGCAAGGCCGTCGTGGCGGCGCCATCTTGTTTCGCCGCAACTTGAGCAGCCCAGACGTTGCCCTAAGCCTAACCAAGCAGATCCACGCGGCAATGAACGGGTCCGGCGGCGCCCCGGCGCTCGTCGCCATCGATCAAGAGGGCGGCCGCGTGCGCCGCCTCAAGGCGCCGCTCTTGGAGCTGCCCCCAATGCACACCCTGGGCGCCCACTGTGGTGGCAGCGACGACGGAGAGTGGGACGTGGAGGCGCTGGAAGCGCTGGGCAGAGCCGTGGCCGCGGAGCTTCTGGCCTGCGGATTCAACCTGAACTTCGCTCCGGTGCTCGACGTGAACAGCAACCCGGCGAACCCGGTGATCGGCGACCGCGCTTTTGCATCAGAGCCCCACGACGTCGCGGAGCTCAGCCTCGCCTTCGCTCGAGGGCTCTCAGCTGGCGGCGTCAGCCCGTGCGGTAAGCACTTCCCAGGCCACGGCGACACCGAGAGCGACAGTCACCTCACCCTGCCTAAGCTGCCCCACAGCCTGGAGCGGTTGCGGAACCTTGAGCTCATCCCTTTCCGCGCGGCAGTAGAAGCCAAGCTACCGAGCCTGATGACCGCGCACATCGTGTTCGAGGCGCTGGAGCCAGCGCTCCCCGCCACGCTGAGCCCCAAGGTGGTCACCGGCCTGCTGCGAAACGAGCTCGGCTACCAGGGCGCGGTGTTCAGCGATTGCCTGGAAATGCAGGCAATCAGCGATCACTGGCCAGCGGCGGAAGCCAGCGTCCTGGCTATCGCAGCGGGCTGCGACTCGGTGCTGATCTGTCACCGGATGGATCGTCAAGAAGCCGCTCTGGAGGCGCTAGCGAAAGAAGCCGAACTAAGCCCCGCGTTCAACGCGCGGGTCGTTGAGGCGGCCGGACGGCTGGAGGCGCTAGCCCAGGCGTTTCCCCCTCACCCCCAAACCCGCGAGGAGCTCGAGGCGCTTTTCCAGCGCCATCGGAGCCTGCAGGCGAAGCTCGACCGGCTCACTCAGCAGCCGACGGGTCACGATCCCACGGAGCGCTGA
- the mltG gene encoding endolytic transglycosylase MltG encodes MKRNSTNPKRGKSTSRGSRPKSGAGRPKGKRGAKSRRRWPFVLLVLLAVPLVGFLIWAHSGGEASTSVRFEVDPYEDRPQLIQRLHHAGLVQSPTLFGWYLTFAGEIEPGAHLLGPGLSAAELSRRLTRSRGRNSQKLSVPEGLNLYQIAERAEAAQICAAQDFVSAARKQTLLDELGIERSSSVEGYLFPATYEFAADTRPEDVIRRLVRETRKRLRALGDSELVKRRGWGEHEILTLASMIEKEAGVPEERPLISSVFHNRLDSPEFEKRRFLQSDPTSAYACFAEPKQVPACAGFSGKVTPALNRDPKNRYSTYVVQGLPPGPIANPGEAALRAAVSPAKTDYLFFVARGGGRHTFTRTYAEHQRAVESP; translated from the coding sequence GTGAAGCGCAACAGCACCAACCCGAAACGCGGCAAGTCGACGTCGCGAGGGTCACGCCCGAAGAGCGGCGCTGGGCGGCCCAAGGGAAAGCGAGGAGCAAAGAGCCGCAGGCGCTGGCCTTTCGTGCTGCTGGTTCTGCTGGCGGTGCCCCTGGTTGGCTTCCTGATCTGGGCCCACAGCGGAGGTGAGGCGAGCACCAGCGTGCGCTTCGAGGTCGACCCGTATGAGGACCGCCCCCAGCTGATTCAGCGCTTACACCACGCTGGACTGGTGCAGAGCCCCACGTTGTTCGGCTGGTATCTGACGTTTGCCGGGGAAATCGAGCCTGGGGCGCACCTCCTGGGGCCTGGGCTCAGCGCGGCAGAACTCAGCCGTCGCCTCACCCGCAGTCGGGGGCGGAACTCACAGAAGCTGAGCGTTCCCGAAGGACTGAATCTCTACCAGATCGCGGAGCGCGCCGAGGCCGCACAGATCTGCGCGGCGCAAGATTTTGTCAGTGCCGCAAGGAAACAAACACTGCTGGACGAGCTGGGCATTGAGCGCTCCAGTTCCGTCGAGGGCTATCTCTTCCCCGCGACCTACGAGTTCGCGGCGGATACGCGGCCCGAGGACGTGATTCGGCGCTTGGTTCGTGAGACACGCAAGCGCCTGAGAGCCCTCGGGGACAGCGAGCTCGTCAAGCGTCGTGGCTGGGGTGAACACGAGATCCTCACGTTGGCCTCGATGATCGAAAAGGAAGCAGGGGTCCCGGAAGAGCGACCGCTCATCAGCAGCGTGTTCCACAACCGCCTGGACTCCCCGGAGTTCGAAAAACGCCGGTTTTTGCAGTCGGATCCGACCAGCGCCTATGCCTGCTTCGCGGAGCCCAAGCAGGTGCCTGCGTGTGCAGGCTTTTCCGGGAAGGTCACTCCAGCGCTGAACCGCGATCCAAAGAACCGTTACAGCACCTACGTCGTGCAGGGCCTACCGCCGGGCCCGATCGCGAACCCTGGAGAGGCCGCGCTGCGGGCTGCGGTATCGCCAGCCAAGACCGACTACCTGTTCTTCGTGGCTCGCGGCGGCGGGCGTCATACGTTCACGCGCACCTACGCTGAGCACCAGCGCGCCGTTGAGTCCCCGTAA
- a CDS encoding ABC transporter permease, translating to MTWSALFTLLRRDLTRTRGPLVTAGFGIAVGVAALVFFLALGLGAKRVLLGDIFPIDQIELEPQKTSTGVLTLLAGSYEPPGVDQPALDALKEVEGVRAVYPKLRFRFPCSAFGGKEIFGKEIGTHEMIGDGIDSALVTDLEPGTDFSDPLKTPGKACQVDSDCESGLYCELPSEASAGQCSAPVPAIVSRYLVEVFDHAVAPSHGLPPVAGTLLRQAKGVEFRMTLGNSLLGVAPRGKTRNVKIKVVGISDRAVDIGVTLPLDVVRRWNAEYAGEAASKRYSSAVVMMEDQGATSRVIARGANLDLVPTDTRARDVSVLISGVLALMVLVASVILLVGALNISHTFRVMVAERSGEIALYRALGASASDMRRWLFGLAIVVGTLGGLMGCVGALLGGAIANWRAAKDLPDFPFKPDSFFDYPPWLFALGIGFAVLFALLGALGPALRAAKTDPAGALGRPV from the coding sequence GTGACCTGGAGTGCGCTCTTCACCCTGCTGCGCCGCGATCTAACCCGCACGCGGGGTCCGCTCGTCACCGCCGGCTTTGGCATCGCCGTCGGCGTGGCGGCGCTCGTGTTCTTTTTGGCCCTGGGCCTTGGAGCCAAACGCGTGCTCCTCGGAGATATCTTCCCCATTGATCAGATCGAGCTCGAGCCACAAAAGACCAGCACCGGTGTGCTCACCCTGCTCGCGGGCAGCTACGAACCCCCAGGGGTCGATCAGCCCGCGCTGGACGCACTGAAAGAGGTCGAAGGCGTGCGTGCGGTGTACCCCAAGCTGCGCTTCCGCTTCCCGTGCTCGGCCTTCGGCGGCAAGGAGATCTTCGGTAAGGAGATCGGCACTCACGAGATGATCGGCGACGGCATCGACAGCGCCCTCGTCACCGATCTGGAGCCAGGAACCGACTTCAGTGATCCCCTGAAAACACCTGGGAAAGCCTGCCAGGTCGACAGCGACTGCGAGAGCGGCTTGTACTGTGAGCTGCCCAGCGAGGCGAGCGCTGGCCAGTGCTCCGCGCCGGTGCCCGCCATCGTCAGCCGCTACCTGGTGGAGGTCTTCGATCACGCCGTGGCGCCCTCTCATGGCCTCCCACCGGTGGCTGGCACCTTGCTGCGCCAAGCAAAAGGCGTCGAGTTCCGCATGACGTTGGGCAACTCACTGCTCGGCGTCGCTCCGCGCGGAAAGACCCGCAACGTCAAGATCAAGGTGGTCGGCATCAGCGACCGCGCGGTGGATATCGGCGTCACTTTGCCCCTCGACGTGGTGCGGCGCTGGAACGCTGAGTACGCGGGCGAGGCTGCCTCCAAGCGCTACTCGAGCGCCGTGGTGATGATGGAGGATCAGGGCGCCACCAGCCGCGTGATCGCTCGTGGCGCAAACCTCGATTTGGTCCCCACGGATACGCGTGCGCGCGACGTCAGCGTGCTGATCAGCGGTGTTTTGGCGCTGATGGTGCTCGTGGCCAGCGTGATCTTGCTCGTCGGTGCGCTGAACATCTCCCACACCTTCCGCGTGATGGTCGCCGAGCGCTCCGGGGAAATCGCGCTCTACCGCGCCCTCGGAGCCAGCGCGTCGGATATGCGCCGCTGGCTGTTCGGCTTGGCCATCGTGGTCGGCACCCTGGGCGGCTTGATGGGCTGCGTCGGGGCGCTGCTTGGCGGCGCCATCGCCAACTGGCGGGCAGCTAAAGACTTGCCCGACTTCCCCTTCAAGCCCGATAGCTTCTTCGACTACCCACCGTGGTTATTCGCCCTGGGGATCGGCTTCGCGGTGCTGTTTGCGCTGCTCGGCGCGCTTGGGCCAGCACTCCGCGCGGCAAAGACAGATCCTGCCGGCGCCCTCGGTCGCCCCGTCTAA